One window from the genome of candidate division WOR-3 bacterium encodes:
- a CDS encoding DUF3160 domain-containing protein → MPKQVIIFALLAFFGFSCREIGTQQNNLPDIVKPINSPTERVSMENVEITTDFGKQFYETTPYRSEPGMKTAGLPFDQNEIINLDEVLAFSGLSSVPAELLQNGFIIYTGKNLGDNPVEAFEIVESADQPVYVSSGIPLHLMHIFFDNSLKYLEEKFIYADLFEVMEHIYKKNIERGNQTAASYAGVALKLLEPDYELDISVSGMVDQELKLIEEHSGFAQSNIFGYKEDFSQYVPRGHYPASDSLKRYFKAMMWLGRMTFPLHGNQGQQDMYLVSNEEAIYLTATALQIVSDLCSDTAPDGSKYIDKWRKIYTLTAFFAGFSDDMSVPEYAEAFREATDQELTAGEIYTEEFHGKIAQVLKKYSDSKIYSGTGSLVSMPDSSGNFDPEDLDKALTITQGFRLFGQRYTFDSEVLGKMVFPTVGYNRQGNQRFMPSGLDIGAVFGSRKAYEILCIRGDTAFADYDKSLQFMKDKIGSFDQDFWHQTLYNNWLLCARLVLKDKGEGYADFLRTEAWQNHCLSNFLASWSALRHDNILYVKQSYTMEAGCAPNDEPYIPPPPSAGFVEPVPEVYAEILSVLNMLQSALESYGYFDEELSYKFEMANYMMETVKEISEKELSGEAITAEEADFLKSFSSGLGNAISSGGELSEGTQTSLVADVHTDQNSSSVLEVASGNLDLAVVVYARPDGYIEAAMGPVLSYWEFTWPMSDRLTDEKWRNLIRENTIARPEWVYTTD, encoded by the coding sequence ACCGCTGGCCTGCCTTTTGACCAGAACGAAATAATAAACCTCGATGAAGTCCTGGCTTTCTCCGGCTTATCTTCTGTTCCCGCGGAACTGCTTCAAAACGGATTCATCATTTACACAGGTAAAAACCTTGGAGACAATCCTGTCGAAGCGTTTGAGATCGTAGAGAGCGCGGACCAGCCCGTTTATGTATCGTCGGGGATACCCCTTCATCTCATGCACATTTTTTTCGACAACTCGCTTAAATACTTGGAAGAAAAATTTATCTACGCGGATTTATTTGAAGTAATGGAGCATATATACAAAAAAAACATCGAAAGGGGAAATCAAACCGCCGCTTCATACGCCGGTGTTGCTCTCAAGCTTCTTGAACCGGATTACGAACTCGACATATCGGTTTCGGGTATGGTCGATCAGGAGCTGAAATTGATTGAAGAACACTCGGGTTTTGCGCAGAGTAACATTTTTGGGTACAAAGAAGATTTTTCCCAATACGTGCCAAGAGGACACTACCCCGCGAGCGATTCACTTAAAAGGTATTTCAAGGCGATGATGTGGCTTGGAAGGATGACTTTTCCACTTCATGGAAACCAAGGTCAGCAGGATATGTACCTCGTCTCAAACGAGGAAGCAATCTACCTCACTGCTACAGCTCTGCAGATAGTATCCGATCTTTGCTCCGACACGGCTCCTGACGGATCCAAGTACATAGACAAGTGGCGTAAAATATATACTCTGACAGCTTTCTTCGCCGGTTTTTCGGACGACATGTCTGTTCCAGAATACGCTGAAGCTTTTCGTGAAGCCACAGACCAGGAATTGACCGCCGGGGAGATATACACAGAGGAATTTCATGGAAAGATAGCACAAGTTTTGAAAAAATATTCTGATTCAAAAATATACAGCGGAACTGGGAGCCTTGTCTCAATGCCGGATTCCTCAGGAAATTTCGACCCTGAAGATTTGGATAAAGCTTTGACTATAACCCAGGGTTTCAGGCTTTTCGGCCAGAGATACACATTCGACAGTGAAGTTCTCGGCAAGATGGTCTTCCCGACCGTGGGATACAACAGACAGGGAAATCAGCGCTTCATGCCATCCGGACTCGACATCGGAGCAGTATTTGGAAGCAGGAAAGCTTACGAAATACTCTGTATTAGAGGCGACACGGCGTTTGCCGATTACGACAAATCACTTCAGTTCATGAAGGATAAAATCGGGAGTTTCGATCAGGATTTTTGGCATCAGACTCTTTACAACAACTGGCTTTTGTGCGCACGCCTTGTTTTAAAAGACAAGGGCGAGGGCTACGCGGATTTCCTGAGGACTGAAGCTTGGCAGAACCATTGCCTGTCAAATTTTCTCGCCTCATGGTCCGCCCTTAGGCACGACAACATTCTATACGTAAAACAGAGCTACACCATGGAAGCTGGGTGCGCTCCTAATGATGAACCATACATCCCTCCGCCTCCCTCCGCAGGTTTTGTAGAACCTGTTCCTGAAGTCTACGCTGAAATACTATCCGTTCTCAACATGCTCCAAAGCGCCCTGGAATCTTACGGCTATTTCGACGAAGAGCTGAGCTACAAGTTCGAAATGGCGAATTACATGATGGAGACGGTCAAGGAGATATCCGAAAAAGAGCTCTCCGGAGAGGCGATAACCGCAGAAGAAGCGGATTTTCTGAAAAGTTTTTCTTCCGGTCTTGGAAACGCGATTTCCTCCGGAGGAGAACTATCCGAAGGAACCCAGACGAGTCTGGTGGCTGATGTCCACACTGACCAGAACAGCTCGTCGGTTCTCGAAGTCGCTTCAGGAAATCTCGACCTGGCTGTCGTAGTGTACGCCAGACCGGATGGATACATTGAAGCCGCTATGGGGCCTGTCCTGAGCTACTGGGAGTTCACCTGGCCGATGAGCGACAGACTCACCGATGAGAAGTGGAGGAATTTGATTCGAGAAAATACAATCGCAAGACCGGAATGGGTCTATACCACCGATTGA
- a CDS encoding bifunctional metallophosphatase/5'-nucleotidase — protein sequence MKKIIFLMALSASLQAETIRVAIAATSDLQSVLVPYELKIGDSVFTVGGFSRISSFKNNLESDTALDGVFLVSSGDDFINPIYSVFSGQPEVRGMNLARYDVYCPGNHEFDNGTKMFSNAISEAEFEIVCANITFSDSALNEIVKDYSTFEIEGVKIGFFGLMTPDFFKLTNPGDSQVFMTEDIFKVAERAVVELESLGCGAVIGVTHTGFRIDSLLAENVEGIDLIIGGHDHTQYYEYVNGVALVQNGAGSQTIGTLFLTFEDDSLKVIDFCSRYLDSTVGEDEFVREEMDEYYEKYQESLSEKIGVSLTSFDTRKEVVRGKESSIGDLICDSWLYWLDETDIAFINGGSIRGDREFPPGDITYGTIAELLPFRNEIIELKMTGSQIKSVLEVSASGQLGAPNNCPDSMRASYGGFLQVGGIRFVIDTSKVSFCGVYSGRNLIEIVEPGERISEVEVFEDGKWLELELDGQYTVIVSDWIAGGGDGHYVFLDSSLERESTSIYAPDPLLNFILEKGEIEFFPDGRIKVK from the coding sequence ATGAAAAAAATAATTTTTCTGATGGCTTTATCCGCCTCGCTGCAGGCGGAAACTATTAGGGTTGCGATCGCCGCGACTTCGGATCTTCAGAGCGTTTTGGTGCCGTACGAGTTGAAAATCGGAGACTCTGTTTTCACGGTCGGAGGATTCAGCAGGATATCTTCCTTTAAAAATAACCTCGAAAGCGATACTGCCCTCGACGGGGTCTTTCTCGTATCTTCGGGGGATGACTTCATCAACCCCATTTATTCGGTTTTTTCCGGGCAACCTGAAGTCAGAGGCATGAACTTAGCCCGTTATGACGTCTATTGTCCGGGAAACCACGAATTCGACAACGGAACAAAGATGTTTTCAAACGCCATTTCAGAAGCCGAATTTGAAATAGTCTGTGCCAACATCACCTTTTCAGACAGCGCGCTAAACGAAATTGTCAAAGACTATTCCACGTTTGAAATCGAGGGAGTGAAAATTGGATTTTTCGGTTTGATGACCCCGGATTTTTTTAAATTGACTAATCCCGGAGATTCACAGGTTTTCATGACCGAAGATATTTTTAAAGTCGCCGAGAGGGCGGTTGTCGAATTGGAATCTCTGGGATGCGGCGCGGTCATAGGTGTGACGCACACCGGTTTCAGGATTGACAGTTTGCTGGCTGAAAATGTCGAGGGCATCGACCTTATTATCGGAGGACACGACCACACCCAGTATTATGAGTACGTCAACGGAGTCGCTCTCGTCCAGAACGGTGCTGGTTCGCAGACGATCGGAACCCTGTTTCTGACTTTCGAGGATGATTCTCTGAAGGTTATAGACTTTTGTTCGCGATACCTCGATTCGACAGTCGGTGAAGACGAGTTTGTCAGGGAAGAGATGGACGAATACTATGAAAAATACCAGGAAAGCCTTTCGGAGAAAATTGGCGTTTCTTTGACTTCTTTCGACACGAGAAAAGAAGTCGTGCGAGGAAAAGAGTCCAGTATCGGCGATCTGATATGCGACTCGTGGCTCTATTGGTTGGATGAAACCGATATCGCATTTATAAACGGCGGCTCTATAAGAGGAGACAGGGAGTTTCCGCCCGGAGACATAACCTACGGAACAATAGCTGAACTTCTGCCGTTCAGAAACGAAATAATTGAATTGAAAATGACTGGCAGCCAGATCAAGAGCGTTCTTGAGGTTTCAGCCTCGGGTCAGCTCGGGGCTCCCAACAACTGTCCGGATTCCATGAGAGCTTCATACGGAGGCTTTCTGCAGGTCGGTGGCATAAGATTTGTCATCGACACTTCCAAAGTTTCTTTCTGCGGCGTTTATTCGGGAAGAAACTTGATCGAAATCGTCGAACCCGGCGAGCGAATAAGCGAGGTGGAGGTTTTCGAAGACGGGAAATGGCTGGAACTCGAGTTGGACGGTCAATACACCGTCATAGTCAGCGACTGGATAGCCGGGGGTGGAGACGGGCATTATGTTTTTTTGGACTCCTCGTTGGAGAGGGAATCGACTTCTATATACGCTCCTGATCCGTTGTTGAACTTCATCCTGGAAAAAGGTGAAATCGAATTTTTTCCGGATGGAAGGATAAAAGTCAAGTAA
- a CDS encoding gamma-glutamyl-gamma-aminobutyrate hydrolase family protein (Members of this family of hydrolases with an active site Cys residue belong to MEROPS family C26.), which produces MTHKALVVDLSFDQDFYDMFKKELEGFVQPVYVNGFEMKYPSSDKFSLIVFSGSQHSIENDFKWLDYAMEYYLKCFENSVPVLGICFGHQLISRAHAGKDAVGKVKVPEMGFVEISQSRDCKVFEGLENPFRAIGAHYDEVKTLPKGFRIIAENQNCHVQAMINESKCVLGLQFHPEIDGKTAKKLFEKEVDKMRTYGVDLNKIIADTPDGRFGAERIFENFLQYFVM; this is translated from the coding sequence ATGACGCATAAGGCTCTTGTCGTAGATTTAAGCTTTGATCAGGATTTTTACGATATGTTCAAAAAAGAACTCGAAGGTTTTGTGCAACCCGTATACGTCAACGGTTTTGAGATGAAATATCCTTCTTCAGATAAATTCTCGCTCATCGTCTTTTCCGGTTCCCAGCACTCTATCGAAAACGATTTCAAATGGCTCGATTACGCTATGGAATACTATCTTAAATGCTTTGAAAATTCCGTGCCGGTACTCGGTATCTGTTTCGGGCATCAACTCATCTCCAGAGCGCACGCCGGAAAAGACGCCGTAGGCAAGGTTAAAGTCCCTGAAATGGGATTTGTTGAAATTTCACAATCCAGAGATTGCAAAGTGTTCGAAGGTCTTGAAAATCCTTTTAGAGCCATAGGAGCTCATTATGACGAGGTAAAAACTCTGCCAAAAGGGTTTAGGATTATAGCCGAAAACCAAAACTGTCATGTTCAGGCCATGATAAACGAGTCCAAATGTGTACTGGGACTTCAGTTTCACCCCGAGATTGACGGAAAGACAGCAAAAAAATTGTTCGAGAAAGAAGTTGATAAAATGAGAACTTACGGCGTCGATCTCAATAAAATAATCGCCGATACGCCTGACGGCAGATTCGGAGCAGAAAGAATTTTCGAAAATTTCCTTCAATATTTTGTAATGTGA
- a CDS encoding flavodoxin family protein: MKSIVVFYSLEGNTEFLAAEIAKKTGSDILRLIQKRDYNPRGAQKYIRGGKAVMMKEKPELEPYSFRQEDYGLLFLGTPVWAGSFAPALRTFLKQNVFNDKMFALFCCHGGGKRKVFENLEKMLEGNKVIGKIDFLEPLKKDRELSIQKAVDWAQEMSLKAGGN; this comes from the coding sequence ATGAAATCAATAGTGGTATTCTACTCGCTCGAAGGAAACACCGAATTCCTCGCGGCGGAAATAGCTAAAAAAACAGGTTCCGATATCCTGAGATTGATACAGAAAAGGGATTACAACCCCAGGGGAGCCCAGAAATACATCCGGGGAGGGAAAGCTGTCATGATGAAGGAGAAGCCGGAGCTCGAACCTTATTCTTTTCGTCAGGAAGATTACGGTTTGTTGTTTTTGGGAACGCCGGTATGGGCGGGTTCTTTTGCTCCAGCTCTCAGAACATTTTTAAAACAAAACGTTTTCAACGATAAAATGTTCGCTCTTTTCTGCTGTCACGGCGGGGGAAAGAGAAAAGTTTTTGAAAACCTGGAGAAGATGCTCGAAGGCAACAAAGTTATCGGTAAAATTGATTTTTTGGAACCTTTGAAAAAAGACAGAGAATTATCAATTCAAAAAGCTGTTGATTGGGCGCAAGAAATGTCCTTGAAAGCGGGTGGGAATTGA
- a CDS encoding UvrD-helicase domain-containing protein yields the protein MGHNINLKIYEASAGSGKTTKLASEYITQLFKSFKPLFRDNSPDKTYTDKNLEEFRKTLSSILAVTFTNLASEQMGERILDYLYKFREIENYKTDVVEKVFREVSDKSGVRPEDIKKWSSFFLDFIITCYSDFKATTIDSFSATLVKVLSPEIDGITPDFKIRESFGENLKELIRRFLEDKVREDWPEVELSLINLSEIESKNNYNYDNLLTDKIYQIFEKFKDLKKIDVTELNKDLDMFSEEIQKTSEPLFGFIEKNSGGINKKKISENILEKLGELGKAKKRELKSKVPFFAEKTICRDNSQDLLNTGYKNLDSEFEEYLKAFRFAVGKFVFCLNKLKIAHFANLTVEFSEVFDSRKKDVVYLYEISNILKEKLNVESMPYLYLKLSEKYLRFLIDEFQDTSSRQLDVLVPIASNAILSEKDQSSLFIVGDQKQAIYFWRGVQMGMMDEDKIVNDFELKDALGKNRGSIKNSLECNFRSDRTLVEFFNDFWKKENMEGLDSYALEKTFEKSFADVNQKPARRDMVSGYVEIKKIDAPDKETIFEEIFMTVEKIKAKGWRDGDIAILLRNKSYIKDLFDFLTKKGLECITDESTYLLSSPLVAEIISFMKFLDFPPDDLSFIEFARSNLLKKAAESVNLDYKYEDSVYFKAEGSFYTIFREKYFQVWKIFVEPFFNSVGFMTAYDVYEDIIYKFKVEENFPGSSFFTIKLGEILHDLEVSNKTSISSFLSFIYENGDSEADFKIDIPKDEDKIKISTIHSSKGLEFENVILDVSEKLVKRFDAIYSTGGHLIKIPKEEAKVDVCMFKTYIEETRKGNTGELNLLYVAMTRAKHGLFMIGDKTTKNAEKKIPGKLMKFQDIVFANRSIKFENDVYSSGEMSFKIEKDENKESVELTNVPKRKSVNEIKDAYLVYESGKAKSASQKRGDAIHNALSLLGVYKDKNDFKNALSEALDLNLLSEEERRLLEDFFLEESVVKYYVGDFPALNEAEFISGSGDIMRPDRIAKMRDCVWIIDYKTGKEYESEHRKQLEKYRENLKKVYAGLEIKACLLYLDKKEMVYVES from the coding sequence ATGGGGCACAATATCAACCTGAAGATTTACGAAGCTTCCGCGGGTTCCGGAAAGACGACGAAATTAGCCTCTGAATACATCACGCAGTTGTTCAAATCATTCAAGCCTTTGTTCAGAGACAACAGCCCTGATAAGACCTACACCGACAAAAACCTCGAAGAGTTCAGAAAAACCCTGAGTTCAATATTGGCGGTGACTTTCACGAATTTGGCTTCCGAGCAGATGGGGGAGAGAATTCTCGACTATCTCTATAAATTCCGCGAAATTGAAAACTACAAAACCGATGTAGTAGAAAAGGTTTTTCGGGAAGTCTCGGATAAATCCGGGGTAAGACCTGAAGACATAAAAAAATGGTCCTCATTTTTTCTCGATTTCATAATTACCTGTTATTCGGATTTCAAAGCGACCACAATAGATTCTTTCTCCGCCACACTTGTTAAAGTCCTCTCGCCCGAGATAGATGGAATCACTCCAGATTTTAAAATCAGAGAGAGCTTTGGAGAAAACTTAAAAGAGTTGATTCGCCGTTTTCTTGAAGACAAAGTCCGGGAAGACTGGCCAGAAGTCGAATTATCCCTGATAAACCTTTCCGAGATAGAGAGCAAGAACAATTATAACTACGACAATTTGCTGACGGATAAAATCTACCAAATATTTGAAAAATTCAAAGACTTAAAAAAAATTGATGTCACAGAGTTGAACAAAGATTTGGATATGTTTTCAGAAGAAATCCAGAAAACTTCAGAACCACTTTTTGGATTCATTGAAAAGAACTCTGGCGGAATTAATAAGAAAAAAATCAGCGAAAATATTCTTGAAAAATTGGGAGAACTCGGAAAAGCTAAAAAAAGAGAATTAAAATCAAAAGTACCTTTTTTTGCAGAAAAGACCATTTGCCGTGACAATTCACAGGATTTATTAAACACCGGTTATAAAAATTTAGACTCTGAGTTTGAAGAATATTTAAAAGCTTTCAGATTTGCGGTTGGAAAGTTCGTCTTCTGCTTAAACAAACTCAAAATAGCCCATTTTGCCAATTTAACTGTAGAGTTTTCGGAGGTTTTTGACAGCAGAAAAAAAGACGTTGTGTATCTCTATGAAATATCGAATATTTTAAAAGAGAAACTGAACGTCGAATCGATGCCGTATTTATACTTAAAACTTTCCGAAAAATATTTGCGCTTTCTCATCGACGAATTTCAGGACACGAGTTCAAGACAACTGGATGTTCTCGTTCCCATAGCTTCAAACGCTATTCTATCCGAGAAGGACCAGAGCTCACTTTTCATAGTCGGAGACCAGAAGCAGGCCATATATTTCTGGCGCGGCGTCCAAATGGGGATGATGGACGAAGACAAAATTGTAAACGATTTTGAGCTAAAAGACGCCTTGGGCAAAAACAGGGGAAGTATAAAGAACAGCCTCGAATGCAATTTCCGCAGCGATAGAACGCTGGTCGAATTTTTCAACGATTTTTGGAAAAAGGAAAACATGGAAGGTTTGGACTCATACGCTTTGGAAAAAACTTTCGAAAAAAGCTTTGCGGATGTCAATCAAAAACCCGCGCGTCGAGACATGGTAAGCGGGTATGTAGAGATAAAAAAAATTGACGCACCAGACAAGGAGACGATATTCGAGGAAATTTTTATGACGGTGGAAAAGATAAAGGCGAAAGGATGGCGAGACGGAGACATAGCGATTCTTTTGAGAAACAAGAGCTATATAAAGGATTTGTTTGATTTTTTGACGAAAAAAGGGCTTGAATGCATAACAGACGAATCAACGTATCTTTTGAGTTCACCTCTCGTGGCGGAGATTATTTCCTTTATGAAATTTTTGGATTTTCCGCCGGACGACCTCAGTTTTATTGAATTTGCCCGTAGCAACCTGCTGAAAAAAGCCGCTGAATCTGTGAACCTTGATTACAAATATGAAGATTCCGTATATTTTAAAGCCGAGGGAAGTTTCTACACGATTTTCAGGGAGAAATATTTCCAGGTCTGGAAAATATTCGTCGAGCCCTTTTTCAATTCTGTGGGGTTCATGACAGCCTATGACGTTTATGAAGACATCATCTATAAGTTCAAGGTAGAGGAAAACTTTCCCGGAAGCTCTTTTTTTACAATTAAATTGGGGGAGATCCTACACGACCTTGAAGTGTCAAACAAAACTTCGATATCTTCTTTTTTGTCTTTTATCTATGAAAACGGAGATAGCGAAGCCGACTTTAAAATCGACATTCCGAAAGATGAGGACAAAATTAAAATATCGACTATACACAGTTCCAAAGGGCTGGAATTCGAAAATGTAATTCTGGATGTCTCTGAAAAGCTGGTCAAAAGATTTGATGCAATCTACTCAACTGGAGGGCATCTTATTAAAATTCCCAAGGAAGAAGCCAAAGTAGATGTTTGTATGTTCAAAACTTACATTGAAGAGACTCGAAAAGGCAATACAGGCGAATTGAATTTGCTGTATGTGGCTATGACGAGAGCCAAACACGGATTGTTCATGATCGGCGATAAAACAACAAAAAATGCCGAAAAAAAAATACCCGGAAAATTGATGAAATTTCAAGATATTGTATTTGCTAACAGATCAATCAAATTCGAAAATGACGTCTACTCATCCGGAGAGATGAGCTTCAAAATTGAAAAGGATGAGAACAAAGAAAGCGTGGAGCTGACAAACGTGCCAAAGAGAAAAAGTGTAAACGAAATCAAGGACGCCTACCTTGTCTATGAATCAGGCAAAGCTAAGAGCGCCAGCCAGAAAAGAGGAGATGCTATCCACAACGCGCTTTCTCTTCTGGGGGTGTACAAAGATAAAAACGATTTTAAAAACGCCCTTTCGGAGGCTCTCGATTTGAATCTCCTGTCTGAAGAGGAGAGAAGACTCTTAGAAGATTTTTTTCTCGAAGAGAGTGTTGTAAAGTATTACGTCGGAGATTTTCCGGCTTTGAACGAAGCAGAATTCATTTCGGGTAGCGGCGATATAATGAGGCCCGACAGGATAGCCAAGATGAGGGATTGTGTTTGGATAATAGACTACAAGACGGGAAAAGAGTACGAGTCAGAACACAGAAAACAGCTTGAGAAATACCGCGAAAACCTGAAAAAAGTTTACGCCGGATTAGAAATCAAGGCATGCCTTTTATACCTCGATAAAAAAGAAATGGTCTATGTCGAAAGTTGA
- a CDS encoding PD-(D/E)XK nuclease family protein has protein sequence MSKVEIIDFGKSLIDRTAEIAIENDLKNIFILYPSKRFEVFLKEEFKKRLKTVRFLPRMDTIDEFVMRLYQMNQPGFKIASEIETSFVLWKTLKEISPDGMYLGKKEISNFVSFYPWALKLKKSVEQILVESENLPDQNAVYEKFVEMGEYFREYRDFIANLPLVVNAYVQAHNEMKLFTRGVAYRGLTGEKCLDVLKAWDLKSFVFSGFNALNFAEKLLVENILKNFENSIFLVRYQKPDKTESLSPFRTISETVRSLKGGFRADVGKSEVFRYSDIVDKTEVYSSSNVEHEMILMHDVLLDYLQTNKSSRRIGVLLPEPSSLIPFVENVLTRVDPENADMKFNITLDYPFQRTPLFQLLDSILLISQSVENGFIPTSLYLEMIRHPYIKLAQKSENTDSQRIQIHRFESHVIDLNVLELELGEDGDFLNIKNFSQNYEYLRGINRRFLPGKNESVSDLCRRLLDCLLFINQSRNSYLFFRDFLNSAQIILDEVLEFIEKQPDLAHFKDPHKNADFIRYQLLNIPVQFTGTPLEGIQVMGALEFRNLDFDAVFIADCVEGIMPDSSKYDPVLPGDIKEIFKLRSYGEWESIYASNLFSILLSSKTVKIFYPEKMREQRTKRSRFIEKICFSDKRRAKPIVKKMNFSISKTEKILEVEKTKEIKEKILQRGFSPSAFEDYISCPIKFYFKRILNLEERQTLEEEPDAAGIGTIVHESLREFYQERKNVKTPEDITEILKKNFMEQNIEVESGLGKIKFWGVDRNLKKFLSWDMENQNREEIEILQLEKEIKADFEFEEQTVSFKGKVDRVEKVKDELFICDYKTKEKIVKLFLKNYLEFDVPRLKEITDPCQYRKHFRNLSNMCKCHQVMIYIEMWSKNESEQKGELNGKYYFLKEKDKDVQKIVLEKSKIEYREKYLEIFKSFMDDLLFGDKFITVPHKDVCMYCPFENLCQVEISQN, from the coding sequence ATGTCGAAAGTTGAAATTATCGATTTCGGAAAGAGTTTAATCGATCGAACGGCGGAAATCGCAATCGAAAACGATTTAAAAAATATTTTCATTTTGTATCCGTCAAAGAGGTTTGAAGTCTTTCTAAAAGAAGAGTTCAAAAAAAGGTTGAAAACCGTCCGTTTTCTGCCGAGGATGGACACGATAGACGAATTTGTGATGAGGCTCTACCAAATGAACCAGCCGGGCTTCAAAATCGCCTCTGAAATCGAAACTTCTTTTGTGCTATGGAAAACGCTCAAAGAAATTTCGCCGGATGGAATGTATTTGGGGAAAAAAGAGATTTCGAATTTCGTATCCTTTTATCCATGGGCTTTGAAACTGAAAAAATCTGTCGAGCAGATCCTCGTGGAGTCGGAAAATTTACCTGATCAAAACGCCGTCTATGAAAAATTCGTAGAGATGGGCGAATATTTCAGGGAATACAGGGATTTTATAGCGAATTTGCCCCTTGTTGTAAACGCTTACGTCCAAGCGCACAACGAAATGAAGCTGTTCACGAGGGGTGTAGCTTACAGGGGTTTAACCGGAGAGAAGTGTCTTGATGTCTTGAAAGCTTGGGATTTGAAAAGTTTCGTGTTTTCAGGCTTCAACGCCTTGAATTTCGCTGAAAAACTCCTTGTAGAAAACATTTTAAAAAATTTTGAGAATTCGATTTTTCTCGTCAGATATCAAAAACCGGATAAAACCGAGTCCCTATCTCCCTTCAGGACAATTTCCGAGACAGTCCGGAGTTTGAAGGGGGGGTTTAGAGCCGATGTCGGAAAGTCAGAGGTTTTCAGATATTCTGACATAGTGGATAAAACCGAGGTCTATTCTTCTTCTAACGTGGAGCACGAGATGATTCTCATGCATGACGTCCTTTTGGATTATCTCCAGACTAACAAGAGTTCACGTAGGATAGGCGTTTTGCTTCCGGAACCTTCTTCTCTTATACCTTTTGTCGAAAACGTATTGACCCGCGTCGACCCTGAAAACGCGGACATGAAATTCAACATAACACTCGATTATCCTTTCCAGAGGACTCCGCTATTCCAGCTCCTGGACTCAATTCTTTTAATATCACAAAGTGTCGAAAATGGATTTATACCGACATCTTTATACCTCGAGATGATAAGGCATCCTTATATAAAATTAGCCCAAAAATCAGAAAACACTGATTCTCAAAGGATACAGATACACAGGTTTGAGAGCCATGTGATAGACCTGAACGTCCTGGAACTCGAGCTTGGAGAAGACGGTGATTTTTTGAACATTAAAAATTTCAGCCAGAACTACGAGTATCTCAGGGGCATAAACCGCAGGTTTCTTCCGGGAAAAAACGAGAGTGTTTCCGATCTTTGCAGGCGTTTGTTGGATTGCCTACTCTTCATAAACCAGAGCCGCAATTCATACCTGTTCTTCAGAGATTTTTTGAATTCAGCCCAAATAATTCTCGACGAGGTCTTGGAATTCATTGAAAAACAACCCGATTTAGCGCATTTCAAAGATCCGCATAAAAACGCCGATTTCATTAGATATCAGCTCTTGAACATACCCGTTCAATTCACAGGCACTCCGCTTGAGGGCATCCAGGTAATGGGGGCTCTGGAGTTCAGGAACCTCGATTTCGACGCCGTCTTTATTGCTGACTGCGTCGAAGGAATCATGCCTGACTCTTCGAAATACGACCCGGTACTACCCGGAGATATCAAAGAGATTTTCAAGCTTAGGTCGTATGGTGAATGGGAGAGCATATACGCTTCGAATTTGTTTTCAATTCTGCTTTCCAGTAAAACGGTGAAAATTTTTTACCCTGAGAAAATGAGGGAGCAGAGAACAAAAAGGAGCAGGTTTATAGAGAAAATTTGTTTCAGCGACAAAAGGAGAGCGAAGCCAATCGTGAAAAAGATGAACTTTTCGATATCGAAAACCGAAAAGATTCTTGAGGTCGAAAAGACAAAAGAAATCAAAGAAAAAATACTCCAAAGAGGGTTTTCTCCAAGCGCGTTTGAAGACTATATATCCTGCCCGATAAAATTTTATTTCAAGAGAATCCTGAATCTTGAAGAGAGGCAGACGCTGGAAGAAGAACCCGACGCCGCTGGAATAGGGACGATTGTCCACGAATCCTTAAGGGAATTCTACCAAGAAAGAAAAAACGTCAAAACACCGGAAGACATAACCGAGATACTGAAAAAAAACTTTATGGAACAAAACATTGAAGTTGAAAGCGGGTTGGGAAAAATAAAATTCTGGGGAGTTGATAGAAACCTGAAAAAATTTTTAAGCTGGGACATGGAGAATCAGAACAGAGAAGAAATTGAAATTTTACAACTTGAAAAAGAGATAAAAGCGGATTTTGAATTTGAAGAGCAGACGGTTTCATTCAAGGGAAAAGTCGACCGAGTTGAAAAGGTAAAAGACGAATTGTTTATCTGCGACTACAAGACGAAAGAGAAAATTGTAAAATTGTTCCTCAAAAATTATTTGGAATTTGATGTCCCCCGACTAAAAGAGATCACAGACCCTTGTCAATACAGAAAACATTTCAGAAATTTGTCCAATATGTGTAAATGTCATCAGGTAATGATTTATATCGAGATGTGGTCAAAGAATGAAAGTGAGCAAAAGGGAGAGCTAAACGGCAAATACTATTTTCTGAAAGAAAAAGACAAGGATGTCCAGAAAATTGTCTTGGAGAAAAGTAAAATTGAGTATCGTGAAAAATATTTGGAGATATTCAAAAGCTTCATGGATGATTTGCTTTTTGGCGACAAGTTTATAACGGTTCCCCATAAAGATGTTTGCATGTATTGCCCGTTTGAAAATCTCTGTCAAGTCGAAATAAGTCAAAATTAG